In Legionella beliardensis, the following are encoded in one genomic region:
- a CDS encoding argininosuccinate synthase, protein MNSEIKKIVLAYSGGLDTSVMIPWLKQHYKHVEIIAVICNLGQQEDLTAIYHKALKSGAAKAFVLDVQDTFVTEYLWPLVKAGALYEDQYILGTISRPLIAQKLVEIAKQEKAQAIAHGATGKGNDQVRFEYTINALAPHLKVIAPWRTWEIKSRQQAIDYAKQHGIELSVTPKAPYSRDHNIWYISHEGGVLEDPAQDCPDDVLLMTNSLAQTPNQPEKISIEFMQGLPVAINEQPLPPTELLTLLNEIAGNHGIGVADIIENRLVGMKIRGVYEAPAAAVLYKAHKILESLCLDKATLHLKQSLQSTYANLVYEGRWFSQAREALDALFNVTQQHVSGTVSLKLFKGNIMPAGVTSPFSLHQAALATFEEDHVYNQQDAQGFINLFSLSAKVYGLVHGGNHDE, encoded by the coding sequence ATGAATTCTGAGATTAAAAAAATTGTTTTAGCTTATTCAGGTGGTTTAGATACATCAGTGATGATCCCCTGGCTTAAGCAGCACTATAAACATGTTGAAATTATTGCAGTGATTTGTAATTTAGGCCAACAAGAAGATTTGACTGCTATTTATCACAAAGCCCTTAAAAGTGGGGCTGCTAAAGCGTTCGTTTTAGACGTACAAGACACCTTTGTGACAGAGTATTTATGGCCGCTAGTCAAGGCAGGTGCTTTGTATGAGGACCAGTATATTTTAGGGACCATTTCACGACCACTGATTGCCCAAAAATTAGTGGAAATTGCCAAACAAGAAAAAGCTCAAGCCATTGCACACGGTGCAACGGGTAAAGGCAATGATCAAGTGCGCTTTGAATACACAATTAATGCTTTAGCACCGCACCTTAAAGTGATTGCACCTTGGCGCACCTGGGAAATTAAATCACGGCAACAAGCCATCGATTATGCAAAACAACACGGTATCGAGCTGTCAGTCACTCCCAAAGCGCCTTACTCTCGTGATCATAATATTTGGTATATTTCACATGAAGGTGGTGTATTAGAAGATCCAGCACAAGACTGCCCAGATGACGTGCTATTAATGACTAATTCGCTGGCACAAACGCCTAATCAACCCGAAAAAATTAGTATTGAATTCATGCAAGGTTTGCCTGTGGCTATCAATGAGCAGCCATTGCCACCTACCGAGTTATTAACCTTGCTTAATGAAATAGCGGGTAATCATGGTATTGGGGTGGCCGATATTATTGAGAATCGACTGGTTGGTATGAAAATTCGCGGTGTTTATGAAGCGCCTGCGGCAGCAGTTCTTTATAAAGCCCATAAAATACTAGAGAGTTTATGTCTTGATAAAGCAACCTTACATCTTAAACAATCACTGCAATCCACTTATGCAAACTTAGTCTATGAAGGTCGATGGTTTTCACAGGCAAGAGAAGCATTAGATGCTTTATTTAATGTTACCCAACAACATGTTAGCGGAACGGTTAGCCTTAAATTATTTAAGGGTAACATCATGCCTGCTGGTGTCACGTCCCCGTTTAGTTTGCATCAAGCAGCGCTAGCCACGTTTGAGGAAGATCATGTTTATAACCAGCAAGATGCACAAGGGTTTATTAATTTGTTTTCATTATCTGCCAAAGTTTACGGCTTAGTGCACGGAGGCAATCATGACGAATAA
- the argF gene encoding ornithine carbamoyltransferase: MPKPAKTKHVITGQELTASAIADILHLASLLKKNPSHYQDKLKNKTLAMVFDKLSFRTRLSFNLAIESLGGIAIESVNSTRKSETPSDLIRVLNGYCDFVMVRTHDDEHLQEMSKHATIPLINGLSALHHPCQILADLLSLQECFGSLKGLTLAYVGDGNNILNSLLLIAPQVGLTINYCCPAGHEPDNAILSNSKEQFPGQINRFATPEEAVHNAHAVYTDVWVSMGFEHTEKGDFTGFQVNEALMAKAHADAVFMHCMPMERGKEVSMTLPDSPCSIIFLQSENRLHVQKALLIYLAY, from the coding sequence CTGCCAAAGCCGGCTAAAACAAAACATGTCATCACAGGGCAAGAATTAACTGCGAGTGCTATCGCAGACATACTGCACTTGGCGAGCCTGCTTAAAAAAAATCCTAGCCATTATCAAGATAAACTTAAAAACAAAACGCTTGCAATGGTTTTTGATAAACTCTCCTTTAGAACGCGCTTAAGTTTTAATTTAGCAATAGAAAGTCTAGGGGGCATTGCGATAGAAAGTGTTAATAGCACTAGAAAATCTGAAACACCTAGTGACTTAATCCGCGTTTTAAATGGGTATTGTGATTTTGTCATGGTACGAACGCATGATGATGAGCATTTACAAGAAATGAGTAAGCATGCCACTATACCACTTATTAATGGCTTGTCAGCCTTACATCATCCTTGCCAAATTCTCGCCGACTTACTGTCCTTACAAGAATGCTTTGGCTCGTTGAAGGGTTTAACGCTTGCTTATGTCGGTGATGGTAATAATATTTTAAATAGCCTGTTGCTCATAGCGCCTCAAGTGGGCTTAACCATTAATTATTGCTGCCCTGCAGGGCATGAGCCGGATAACGCCATTTTATCTAACAGTAAAGAGCAATTTCCGGGGCAAATTAATCGCTTTGCTACCCCTGAGGAAGCCGTGCACAATGCGCATGCTGTCTATACCGATGTATGGGTTAGTATGGGTTTTGAGCACACGGAAAAGGGTGATTTTACCGGGTTTCAAGTGAATGAAGCACTGATGGCTAAGGCCCATGCTGACGCTGTTTTTATGCATTGCATGCCTATGGAGCGCGGTAAAGAAGTCTCAATGACTTTGCCTGATAGCCCGTGTTCAATTATTTTTTTGCAAAGTGAAAATCGGCTGCACGTACAGAAAGCGTTATTAATTTATCTAGCCTACTAA
- the argC gene encoding N-acetyl-gamma-glutamyl-phosphate reductase, whose amino-acid sequence MNKQYKVAIVGIQGYIGQELTRLVTNHPYLQLVAGYSRQAKEELYQQIPALAGQEISIYSPDKLKNHASQLDIIFLATPAEASMELTTQVIYQGSIIIDLSGAFRLPQAQFTSWYAMAHTAPELIKYACYGLSPWVTSQAQYTLIANPGCYAACALMTLLPLLKADLLQLNQIIIDAKSGVSGSGKQINPDLMFCELANNFFPYKIGKHQHTPEINKALSDLSHREVNVRLTTSMLPLTRGLAMTIYAQAKSSCSDDSLSFAIETAFKQAYQAYPLVRYQEVGKAGNPFILALKHVINTPYCHIGYFVKEGQITLFSTIDNLLKGAASQAIENVNAFYKLPLHTGLLSFKGAL is encoded by the coding sequence ATGAATAAACAGTATAAAGTAGCTATCGTTGGTATTCAAGGTTACATTGGCCAGGAGCTTACCCGGCTGGTAACTAATCATCCTTATTTACAATTAGTTGCCGGTTATAGTCGGCAAGCAAAAGAAGAGCTCTACCAACAAATACCTGCTTTAGCAGGGCAAGAAATATCCATTTACTCCCCTGACAAATTAAAAAATCATGCCTCGCAATTGGATATCATTTTTTTAGCAACGCCTGCTGAGGCCTCTATGGAACTGACTACCCAAGTTATTTACCAAGGGAGCATCATTATTGATTTAAGTGGTGCCTTTCGCTTACCGCAAGCGCAATTTACTTCATGGTATGCTATGGCGCATACCGCTCCTGAACTCATCAAATACGCTTGTTACGGCTTATCACCTTGGGTTACTTCTCAGGCTCAATACACCTTAATTGCCAACCCAGGGTGCTATGCAGCCTGCGCACTGATGACTTTATTGCCTTTGCTTAAAGCAGACTTGCTGCAATTAAATCAAATAATTATTGATGCTAAATCGGGCGTATCAGGCAGTGGCAAACAAATTAACCCTGATTTAATGTTTTGTGAACTCGCAAACAATTTTTTTCCTTATAAAATTGGCAAGCATCAACATACGCCTGAAATTAACAAGGCGCTATCTGACTTAAGCCACAGGGAAGTCAATGTTAGATTAACCACGTCCATGCTACCTCTTACTCGAGGACTGGCCATGACTATTTATGCCCAAGCCAAATCTTCCTGTTCAGATGATAGCCTGTCTTTTGCCATCGAAACTGCATTTAAACAAGCGTATCAAGCTTATCCTTTAGTGCGCTACCAAGAGGTTGGCAAGGCAGGCAATCCGTTCATTTTAGCGTTAAAACACGTCATCAACACACCCTATTGTCATATTGGGTATTTCGTTAAAGAAGGGCAGATTACGCTTTTTTCTACGATTGACAACCTATTAAAAGGTGCAGCAAGTCAGGCGATAGAAAACGTGAATGCGTTTTATAAGTTACCACTGCACACCGGCTTATTGTCATTTAAGGGGGCATTATGA
- a CDS encoding phospholipase yields the protein MIKAIQRCLLMTSLLFFCVSTHGEVNQRFLEENLETLLKEGGFGFGNLEHRELGDFIALKGLQNPHTKLTLPNHLQLTYGEIVMLAGDLFGNPKYPVSSCPLSSPSDCFDAQFNALASSPIKETAEQVNKLKIFFDEIDIQLQQARKQGRSDWDFYRENSSAMSKKLNRLTGGGSFISDYIPFGQYILLAQANFDHFVPDSLVAYQVGHKRALQTALTAHQLFLDNKLQQADETLQLAYAQNAFANHYLTDSLSAGHMRTPRRAIANICLPAVLNLLIANLMHDEDSHQGLWVSNSEGTSWLAYGDGDLYSDNSAFHREMILKMMQLSADDIYKAFQLGTIPNTFPEMALMPLYQQIGELNNTAPLFKLENGKLWKRKSNDNPWDFNWTDVWSPLVTLLEFEIKNK from the coding sequence ATGATAAAGGCTATCCAACGCTGCTTGTTGATGACATCACTCTTATTTTTTTGTGTTAGTACTCACGGAGAAGTAAATCAACGTTTTTTAGAGGAAAATTTAGAAACACTGCTTAAAGAGGGGGGATTTGGTTTTGGTAATCTAGAGCACCGCGAATTAGGCGATTTCATTGCTTTAAAAGGATTACAAAATCCTCATACCAAATTAACGCTTCCTAATCACCTGCAATTGACTTATGGTGAAATTGTCATGCTCGCAGGCGATTTATTCGGCAATCCTAAATACCCTGTATCAAGCTGTCCTTTATCCTCCCCTAGTGATTGCTTTGATGCGCAATTTAATGCACTAGCCTCGTCTCCTATCAAAGAAACCGCAGAACAAGTTAACAAGTTAAAAATTTTTTTTGATGAAATAGATATCCAACTACAACAGGCGAGAAAGCAAGGCCGCAGTGACTGGGATTTTTATCGAGAAAACTCAAGTGCCATGTCAAAAAAGCTCAATCGCTTAACAGGTGGCGGAAGTTTTATTAGTGATTATATTCCGTTTGGCCAATACATTTTATTAGCCCAAGCTAATTTTGATCATTTTGTACCCGATTCGTTGGTCGCTTATCAGGTAGGCCACAAAAGGGCATTGCAAACGGCTTTAACTGCACACCAACTATTCCTGGATAATAAGCTGCAACAAGCCGATGAAACATTACAATTAGCTTACGCACAAAATGCTTTTGCGAATCATTATTTAACCGATTCCTTGTCTGCTGGCCATATGCGTACCCCAAGGCGCGCTATTGCCAACATTTGCTTACCTGCGGTTTTGAATTTGCTGATTGCTAATTTAATGCATGATGAAGACAGCCATCAAGGGCTGTGGGTTTCTAATTCAGAAGGAACAAGTTGGTTAGCTTATGGTGATGGGGATTTATACAGTGATAACAGTGCCTTTCATCGTGAAATGATCCTTAAAATGATGCAACTGTCTGCCGATGATATTTATAAAGCATTTCAACTTGGCACCATCCCGAACACGTTTCCAGAAATGGCTCTTATGCCTCTTTATCAACAAATTGGCGAGTTAAATAATACCGCGCCCTTATTTAAATTAGAAAATGGCAAGCTTTGGAAACGAAAAAGTAATGATAACCCTTGGGACTTTAATTGGACTGACGTGTGGAGCCCTTTAGTGACTTTGCTAGAATTTGAAATTAAAAATAAATAA
- the argB gene encoding acetylglutamate kinase yields the protein MTFLKFNQANHKLILIKVGGSILQDAAAITALCLDFKEILAHGYQIVLVHGGSKAINEALKVYGIESTFIQGLRVTSKAAINIIEMVLCGQVNQLLIRKLNHVGIKASGLSGAENQLLLCDYLASQYGFVGDIKTVNATHIKQLLANNLLPVIATLGVDKEGQAVNVNGDMAACHLAHALAVDQLIYLTDQDGVYDSQGQLFSELAEEDLKHLIAQSIVTDGMLVKVQAILNSLEQGLRQIRILNGKQQRILTEAILHEKKRGTLCVRTTCQPTLKKCV from the coding sequence ATGACTTTTCTCAAATTTAATCAAGCAAATCATAAACTAATTCTGATTAAAGTGGGTGGCTCAATCTTACAAGATGCAGCAGCAATCACCGCATTATGTCTAGATTTTAAGGAAATTTTAGCCCACGGTTATCAGATTGTTTTAGTTCACGGTGGCAGCAAAGCTATCAATGAAGCACTTAAGGTCTATGGCATTGAATCAACCTTTATTCAGGGGCTCAGAGTGACTTCTAAAGCGGCAATAAACATCATTGAAATGGTGCTTTGCGGGCAAGTTAATCAATTATTAATTAGAAAATTAAATCACGTGGGCATCAAGGCGAGCGGTTTATCAGGCGCTGAAAATCAACTGCTACTTTGTGATTACTTAGCTAGCCAATACGGTTTTGTGGGTGATATAAAAACAGTCAACGCCACGCATATTAAACAGTTATTAGCCAATAATTTACTGCCAGTTATTGCGACATTAGGGGTTGATAAAGAAGGACAGGCCGTTAATGTCAATGGCGATATGGCGGCGTGTCATCTTGCGCATGCCTTAGCCGTTGACCAACTTATTTATCTAACGGATCAAGACGGTGTTTATGACAGTCAGGGGCAATTATTTTCCGAACTTGCCGAAGAGGATTTAAAACACTTAATTGCACAGTCCATTGTCACAGACGGCATGCTAGTTAAAGTCCAAGCTATCTTAAATTCACTAGAGCAAGGTCTTCGGCAAATTAGGATTTTAAATGGCAAACAACAGCGAATTTTAACTGAGGCGATTTTGCATGAAAAAAAGCGAGGGACTTTGTGTGTAAGGACTACCTGCCAGCCAACATTAAAGAAATGCGTTTAG
- a CDS encoding YopT-type cysteine protease domain-containing protein, with the protein MIEVLDPTWYGACNALASEWMLNKICSDDIQTPTIHKITDSSVPYFVAFGDNRTADKEVRSILSKHYQTADISQAAIDGGNYSSEPNEHTFAANIDNLLNYMARHKCHYGLICSGVCIFDQNKGDLPDNFGHAVSFAKRGIEIAWFDPNYGEITFSNFNDFRIWFKREAQEGVLGFIFNNFQSQRKYQNLAEVFPQPQFTTAQQENHSPFVKQIIKRRTNAEMTRSNVKKFILTDYTVQSFHSETHIKLAKPVENITKETQAKAQIDLIKRSMLIKKGIFGVKSSSANLRNQLLWDLIRKAENNEIKYTDALKKIDMITKLKIDKDTYVPKHNGPVFEIKY; encoded by the coding sequence TTGATAGAAGTATTAGATCCTACTTGGTATGGTGCATGTAATGCCTTAGCCAGTGAATGGATGCTAAATAAAATATGCAGCGATGATATTCAAACGCCTACCATCCATAAAATAACCGATTCTAGTGTGCCTTATTTTGTCGCCTTTGGTGATAATAGAACTGCCGATAAAGAGGTGCGTAGCATTTTAAGTAAGCATTATCAGACTGCTGATATATCACAAGCTGCAATAGATGGCGGTAATTATTCCTCTGAGCCAAATGAGCATACTTTCGCTGCAAATATTGATAATCTGTTAAATTATATGGCACGCCATAAGTGCCATTATGGCCTTATTTGTTCAGGAGTTTGCATATTTGATCAAAATAAGGGGGATTTACCTGACAACTTTGGGCATGCCGTTTCTTTCGCTAAAAGAGGCATTGAAATAGCGTGGTTTGACCCAAATTATGGTGAAATAACCTTTTCTAATTTTAATGATTTTAGAATATGGTTTAAAAGAGAAGCACAGGAAGGTGTCTTAGGTTTTATTTTTAATAACTTTCAAAGTCAAAGGAAATATCAAAACCTTGCTGAAGTTTTTCCTCAGCCTCAATTTACAACAGCTCAACAAGAAAATCATAGCCCTTTCGTCAAGCAAATTATAAAAAGAAGAACTAACGCCGAAATGACACGTTCCAATGTAAAGAAGTTTATACTTACAGATTATACTGTGCAAAGCTTTCACAGTGAAACACATATAAAATTAGCAAAACCTGTTGAGAATATTACAAAAGAAACCCAAGCCAAGGCTCAAATTGATTTAATCAAACGTTCAATGCTAATTAAAAAAGGGATATTTGGTGTGAAATCATCATCTGCCAATTTAAGAAATCAATTATTATGGGATTTAATTAGAAAGGCTGAAAATAATGAAATTAAATACACAGATGCGCTCAAAAAAATAGATATGATAACTAAACTTAAAATTGATAAGGATACCTACGTCCCTAAGCACAATGGTCCAGTATTTGAAATAAAATATTGA
- the argJ gene encoding bifunctional glutamate N-acetyltransferase/amino-acid acetyltransferase ArgJ, protein MILGSGIFRTKLPLGFKAGGINCGVRLYRPDLGVIISESPAVTVGVFTQNQFKAAPVHYCEQCLPSNDIKAIITNSGEANAATGSEGINNNFLMADTLAKTLDCYTNQVLTASTGVIGKSLSIEKITHAIPTLVTKTTDIAENFATAILTTDLVPKAVYKDVDLSLGRVRITGICKGSGMIHPNMATMLGYLLTDVQLDIPEAQKWLKEICDKSFNMISVDGETSTNDCVFLMANGCSKVTLANTDDCTLFYESLLEVAVTLAKSIARDGEGATKLIEANVTGAESELQAQTIAKSIITSSLIKTAIYGESPNWGRIIARISNEAISESMLNRCNISIQGVTLFSAGAPLAELELSTLKQLLTKDEVIINVTFFQGTGKARAWGCDLTEKYIKINAEYLS, encoded by the coding sequence ATGATACTTGGTTCAGGCATTTTTAGAACAAAGTTACCGCTGGGGTTTAAAGCTGGGGGTATAAATTGCGGAGTAAGATTATATCGCCCTGACTTAGGCGTTATTATTTCTGAATCACCTGCCGTGACTGTTGGCGTTTTTACGCAAAACCAATTTAAAGCAGCACCAGTTCACTATTGCGAACAATGCTTACCGTCTAATGACATTAAAGCCATTATTACCAATAGTGGGGAGGCAAATGCCGCAACCGGTAGCGAAGGCATTAATAATAATTTTTTAATGGCCGATACCCTGGCCAAAACATTAGATTGTTACACTAACCAGGTGCTTACAGCCTCAACAGGAGTCATTGGCAAATCATTATCTATTGAAAAAATTACTCACGCTATTCCTACCTTAGTAACAAAAACAACGGACATTGCAGAAAATTTTGCAACCGCCATTTTAACCACCGATCTCGTGCCCAAAGCGGTTTATAAAGATGTCGACCTGTCGTTAGGAAGGGTACGAATTACCGGCATTTGTAAAGGCTCAGGTATGATTCATCCAAATATGGCAACCATGTTAGGTTATTTATTAACGGATGTGCAATTAGACATTCCTGAAGCACAAAAATGGCTTAAAGAAATTTGTGATAAAAGCTTCAACATGATCAGTGTTGATGGTGAAACATCAACTAATGATTGTGTGTTTTTAATGGCCAATGGGTGCAGTAAGGTCACGTTAGCTAACACCGATGATTGCACACTTTTTTATGAATCACTCCTAGAAGTCGCAGTCACGCTTGCAAAAAGCATTGCTCGTGATGGCGAGGGCGCGACTAAGCTTATCGAGGCAAACGTAACTGGCGCTGAAAGTGAGTTGCAAGCGCAAACAATTGCGAAATCCATTATCACTAGCTCCTTAATTAAAACAGCTATCTATGGCGAATCTCCTAATTGGGGTCGAATTATTGCTCGCATTAGCAATGAAGCCATTTCGGAATCTATGCTTAATCGCTGTAACATTTCTATTCAAGGCGTCACCCTATTTTCGGCAGGCGCACCGCTTGCAGAGTTAGAGCTAAGCACACTTAAACAACTATTAACAAAAGATGAAGTAATCATCAACGTCACCTTTTTTCAAGGCACGGGCAAAGCCCGCGCTTGGGGGTGTGATTTGACTGAGAAATACATCAAAATTAATGCCGAGTATCTATCATGA
- a CDS encoding ArgR family transcriptional regulator, with protein sequence MSGTLPKKEESEQSLMDDLRQLLLDGNVTKQEEICAELQAKGHHVNQSKVSRLIHKLNAIKSKNELGQIVYRLAREPAPPTTSSQLSSLIIEVIANETIIIVNTSPGAAQLVARVLDYHKDKIEILGTIAGDDSIFIAPKSVKTIQYTYSEIKKLLFN encoded by the coding sequence ATGTCGGGCACACTCCCTAAGAAAGAAGAAAGTGAACAAAGTTTAATGGATGACTTAAGGCAATTATTATTAGATGGTAACGTCACCAAACAAGAAGAAATCTGCGCTGAGCTCCAAGCTAAAGGCCATCATGTTAATCAATCTAAAGTGTCGCGCTTAATTCATAAGTTAAATGCGATTAAATCTAAAAATGAATTAGGGCAAATTGTCTATCGTCTAGCTCGAGAACCGGCTCCACCGACCACATCTAGTCAACTATCCAGCTTAATTATTGAAGTCATTGCTAATGAGACTATCATTATTGTAAATACCAGCCCGGGCGCTGCTCAACTGGTGGCGCGGGTGTTAGATTATCATAAAGATAAGATTGAAATTTTAGGGACCATTGCCGGCGATGACTCTATTTTTATTGCACCCAAATCGGTAAAAACGATACAGTACACCTACAGTGAAATAAAAAAATTATTATTTAATTAA